A stretch of Halichondria panicea chromosome 1, odHalPani1.1, whole genome shotgun sequence DNA encodes these proteins:
- the LOC135339714 gene encoding uncharacterized protein LOC135339714 isoform X2 produces the protein MDKSLTSFTFFFMIGSFIIAVKAQLTVQPVSVERAEGLEAVFRCRYQVEGLAVFYDWAINNSVVEADTATVRARPPSSPGRPSRLTILATPQHNNSVVQCRALIRNGFDIVRSEISTTATLTVHGTIITNVLTAPNTITVMWNALPLTEYCVDINMTTLDSTQTVVLDSVCGLVNEYIFTYSNPISVCDRFSFTVTPTEGEMRGRTSEPVTRFFMRAEGSTEEPHRIRESGDNKSVGFKAIIPSCTRFTRYRVDSDLLTPSINRSITDPLLFDGSLSFSLPTDKMTEYSVTLTDENGIDLMFENIKISTFDVQGVLVFECPGGGCISASIEYVEGTLSPGALVCVIRIIDGELDFTNTKWKLRSDYV, from the exons ATGGACAAGAGTTTGACATCATTCACTTTCTTTTTTATGATAGGGTCATTCATCATAGCTGTAAAAG CTCAGCTCACAGTACAGCCAGTGTCAGTGGAGAGAGCTGAGGGACTGGAGGCAGTGTTCAGGTGTCGGTATCAAGTGGAGGGATTGGCTGTTTTTTATGACTGGGCAATAAACAATTCTGTAGTCGAAGCAGATACAGCAACTGTTCGAGCACGTCCACCTTCATCTCCTGGTAGACCATCAAGACTGACAATCTTGGCCACTCCACAGCACAACAACTCTGTTGTTCAGTGTCGGGCTCTGATCAGAAATGGCTTTGATATTGTAAGGTCTGAAATATCGACCACAGCAACTCTAACTGTTCATG GAACGATAATCACTAATGTTCTGACTGCTCCAAACACCATCACCGTGATGTGGAATGCTCTACCCCTCACTGAGTACTGTGTGGACATCAACATGACAACACTCGACTCAACTCAAACAGTTGTTCTTGATTCTGTGTGTGGACTTGTTAATGAATACATCTTCACGTACTCCAACCCCATCAGTGTGTGTGACAGATTCTCCTTCACCGTGACTCCTACTGAAGGAGAGATGAGGGGAAGAACCAGTGAACCAGTTACTAGATTCTTTATGAGGGCAGAAG GTAGCACTGAAGAACCACATCGTATTCGTGAAAGTGGGGACAATAAGTCAGTAGGGTTTAAAGCCATC ATACCCAGTTGTACAAGGTTCACTCGGTATCGTGTGGACTCTGACTTATTGACTCCCTCCATCAACCGTTCAATCACGGACCCTCTTCTGTTTGATGGCTCACTCAGTTTCTCCCTCCCCACTGACAAGATGACAGAATACAGTGTCACACTGACTGATGAGAATGGAATAGACCTCATGTTTGAGAACATTAAAATCA GTACATTTGATGTTCAAGGAGTCCTAGTGTTTGAATGTCCTGGTGGTGGTTGTATTAGTGCGAGCATTGAGTATGTTGAAGGTACCCTCTCTCCCGGAGCTCTCGTCTGTGTGATACGTATCATTGATGGAGAGTTGGATTTTACTAACACAAAA TGGAAACTACGGAGTGATTACGTTTGA
- the LOC135339714 gene encoding uncharacterized protein LOC135339714 isoform X1 encodes MDKSLTSFTFFFMIGSFIIAVKAQLTVQPVSVERAEGLEAVFRCRYQVEGLAVFYDWAINNSVVEADTATVRARPPSSPGRPSRLTILATPQHNNSVVQCRALIRNGFDIVRSEISTTATLTVHGTIITNVLTAPNTITVMWNALPLTEYCVDINMTTLDSTQTVVLDSVCGLVNEYIFTYSNPISVCDRFSFTVTPTEGEMRGRTSEPVTRFFMRAEGSTEEPHRIRESGDNKSVGFKAIIPSCTRFTRYRVDSDLLTPSINRSITDPLLFDGSLSFSLPTDKMTEYSVTLTDENGIDLMFENIKISTFDVQGVLVFECPGGGCISASIEYVEGTLSPGALVCVIRIIDGELDFTNTKVMTIPRSRSNNFTILAVPMQWKLRSDYV; translated from the exons ATGGACAAGAGTTTGACATCATTCACTTTCTTTTTTATGATAGGGTCATTCATCATAGCTGTAAAAG CTCAGCTCACAGTACAGCCAGTGTCAGTGGAGAGAGCTGAGGGACTGGAGGCAGTGTTCAGGTGTCGGTATCAAGTGGAGGGATTGGCTGTTTTTTATGACTGGGCAATAAACAATTCTGTAGTCGAAGCAGATACAGCAACTGTTCGAGCACGTCCACCTTCATCTCCTGGTAGACCATCAAGACTGACAATCTTGGCCACTCCACAGCACAACAACTCTGTTGTTCAGTGTCGGGCTCTGATCAGAAATGGCTTTGATATTGTAAGGTCTGAAATATCGACCACAGCAACTCTAACTGTTCATG GAACGATAATCACTAATGTTCTGACTGCTCCAAACACCATCACCGTGATGTGGAATGCTCTACCCCTCACTGAGTACTGTGTGGACATCAACATGACAACACTCGACTCAACTCAAACAGTTGTTCTTGATTCTGTGTGTGGACTTGTTAATGAATACATCTTCACGTACTCCAACCCCATCAGTGTGTGTGACAGATTCTCCTTCACCGTGACTCCTACTGAAGGAGAGATGAGGGGAAGAACCAGTGAACCAGTTACTAGATTCTTTATGAGGGCAGAAG GTAGCACTGAAGAACCACATCGTATTCGTGAAAGTGGGGACAATAAGTCAGTAGGGTTTAAAGCCATC ATACCCAGTTGTACAAGGTTCACTCGGTATCGTGTGGACTCTGACTTATTGACTCCCTCCATCAACCGTTCAATCACGGACCCTCTTCTGTTTGATGGCTCACTCAGTTTCTCCCTCCCCACTGACAAGATGACAGAATACAGTGTCACACTGACTGATGAGAATGGAATAGACCTCATGTTTGAGAACATTAAAATCA GTACATTTGATGTTCAAGGAGTCCTAGTGTTTGAATGTCCTGGTGGTGGTTGTATTAGTGCGAGCATTGAGTATGTTGAAGGTACCCTCTCTCCCGGAGCTCTCGTCTGTGTGATACGTATCATTGATGGAGAGTTGGATTTTACTAACACAAAAGTAATGACAATACCTCGTAGCAGGAGTAACAATTTCACAATATTAGCTGTTCCCATGCAGTGGAAACTACGGAGTGATTACGTTTGA